From Flexistipes sp.:
TTGTGACAAGATGGGCAGCAATGCACTGATTAAAAGTTTGAATTATAAAAACACGAAAGGGGAAGAACGGTCAAAAGTTATGTGGCATGTTTTTATGCACATTTTTAATCATGCTACGCATCACAGGGGTCAGATCTCGGCTCTTCTTGACCAGTTTAATGTGGATAATGATTATTCCAATCTTATCTGGAAGGTGTAAAACGGCTGCCTTCATTATATTTTCATTTGGTTGCATAACATTAGATGCAAAAATAATTTATGCTGCTTCTGATTTTTAGCAGGCAAGAAGTAGAAATCCCTCTCTGAAAAGTGGAATTGAAGTTACACTTAAGTTCCGGTAAGTATTTTATACTTCTATTGTTCTGGAATTTCTGTTATGCAATTTTATGTGCTTGCTTAGATTATTTTATTTTAATGCCCGGAGCTGATGTTGAAAACTTTTTTCTTACTAGCCTTGATAACTCTTTCTGAAGCAACTATAGGGGTTTTTGTTAAACTAACAGAAGGTTTGATACCCATACAAACGCTGAATTTCTATGCACTTACGCTTGCCGCTGTTTTTTTAATGTCAGTCATGCCCATTGCAACAGGTGATAAACTTAAATTCCCCAAAGACAATTTGAAGGACACCGCAGTTATAGGTTTTTTAATTGCAACACAGATTAGCGTCTTTAATTTCGCCATGACGCTGGTTCCCATTGCCAATGCGGTAATATTCTGGAGTGTGGCGCCGTTTTTTACCTTTATATTTTCCGCACTTTTCCTCGGTGAGAAGGCACGCAAAAGCTATGTTATTATTTTTGTGCTTGCATTAACGGGGATAATACTGGCTAAACCTTTGCAAGGTGGTAATATGCTGGGCAATTTGGTTGCGCTCGGGGATGGTGCTATTTACGCTGCAATGGTTACATACCTTCGCTATGAAGGCAAGACAGAAACAGGTAATGACATAGCCTGGTCGATGACTGCAGCCGCTTTGTTTCTCTCCCCGTCACTTTTATTTTTTGGTACCGGAGATATTTTGGCAATGATTTCCTATTCTGCAATAGGGATAAATTTACCGGTGGCTCTATGGGTCTTGGGGCTGGGTGTTGTATCAACAGGGTTTGCATATTTCGGCATTTCCATTGCGTTGAAAAAATTAAATGCAAATGTTTATTCTCTTGTGGATATTATCGTTTCACCTGTAGTTGCTTCCTTTTTGGGTTTTCTTATTTTTAATGAAGTTCCTTCCGAGGGGTTGATATACGGAGGCATACTGCTTCTTGCCTCAGGATTCTGGATTACACTGGAAATGTCCAAAACCCGGGATAAACAAGCCGTTC
This genomic window contains:
- a CDS encoding DMT family transporter; amino-acid sequence: MKTFFLLALITLSEATIGVFVKLTEGLIPIQTLNFYALTLAAVFLMSVMPIATGDKLKFPKDNLKDTAVIGFLIATQISVFNFAMTLVPIANAVIFWSVAPFFTFIFSALFLGEKARKSYVIIFVLALTGIILAKPLQGGNMLGNLVALGDGAIYAAMVTYLRYEGKTETGNDIAWSMTAAALFLSPSLLFFGTGDILAMISYSAIGINLPVALWVLGLGVVSTGFAYFGISIALKKLNANVYSLVDIIVSPVVASFLGFLIFNEVPSEGLIYGGILLLASGFWITLEMSKTRDKQAVHPSQNK